One Brassica napus cultivar Da-Ae chromosome C2, Da-Ae, whole genome shotgun sequence DNA window includes the following coding sequences:
- the LOC106346533 gene encoding tropinone reductase homolog At1g07440-like, with translation MAGEGQRRRWSLQGKTALVTGGTKGIGHAIVEELAGFGVTIHTCARDDAHLNECLSKWKNKGFQVTGSVCDVSSWTEREKLMQTVYSLFDAKLSILINNAGAIRSKPTIEHTAEDFSFHISTNLESAYHFSQLAHPLLKASGCGNIVFISSVSGVVSLGISSIYSATKGAMNQLARNLACEWASDSIRANSVAPTFIATPLVDNAFEDEFKEVVESTNPLGRIGKPEEVASVVAFLCMPAASYITGQTICVDGGLSVNGFSYQPQA, from the exons ATGGCTGGAGAAGGGCAAAGACGTAGATGGAGCCTTCAAGGCAAGACCGCACTTGTCACCGGTGGAACCAAAGGCATTGG gcATGCTATAGTAGAGGAACTTGCAGGATTTGGGGTAACAATACATACATGTGCTCGAGACGATGCACATCTCAACGAGTGTTTAAGCAAATGGAAGAATAAAGGGTTTCAAGTCACTGGTTCAGTCTGTGACGTATCGTCCTGGACCGAAAGAGAGAAGCTGATGCAAACTGTGTACTCTTTGTTTGATGCCAAGCTCAGTATCCTT ATCAACAATGCTGGCGCAATCCGGTCAAAGCCAACAATAGAGCATACGGCTGAGGATTTCTCGTTCCACATTTCGACCAACTTGGAATCTGCGTATCATTTTAGCCAGCTTGCACATCCTCTGCTCAAGGCTTCAGGGTGTGGTAACATCGTGTTCATATCCTCCGTTTCTGGGGTCGTCTCACTTGGCATCAGCTCCATCTACAGTGCCACAAAAG GGGCAATGAATCAGCTAGCAAGGAATTTGGCATGCGAGTGGGCGAGCGACAGCATAAGGGCTAATTCTGTAGCTCCTACATTCATTGCCACTCCACTGGTTGATAAT GCGTTTGAAGATGAATTTAAGGAAGTGGTAGAATCAACAAATCCCTTGGGGCGCATAGGAAAACCAGAGGAGGTAGCATCGGTGGTGGCATTTCTTTGTATGCCTGCAGCTTCTTACATAACGGGTCAGACCATTTGCGTTGATGGAGGTCTTTCGGTAAATGGCTTCTCGTATCAGCCACAGGCTTAA
- the LOC106381340 gene encoding glutamine synthetase cytosolic isozyme 1-2 gives MSLLTDLVNLDLSDNTEKIIAEYIWVGGSGMDMRSKARTLPGPVTDPSKLPKWNYDGSSTGQAPGEDSEVILYPQAIFKDPFRRGNNILVMCDTYTPAGEPIPTNKRHAAAQIFSNPDVVAEVPWYGIEQEYTLLQKDVKWPVGWPIGGFPGPQGPYYCSVGADKSFGRDIVDAHYKACLYAGINISGINGEVMPGQWEFQVGPSVGISAADEVWIARYILERITEIAGVVVSFDPKPIPGDWNGAGAHTNYSTKSMREEGGYEIIKKAIDKLGLRHKEHISAYGEGNERRLTGHHETADINTFKWGVANRGASIRVGRDTEKEGKGYFEDRRPASNMDPYTVTSMIAETTLLWNP, from the exons ATGAGTCTTCTGACCGATCTCGTTAACCTTGACCTCTCAGACAACACTGAGAAAATCATCGCTGAATACATATG ggttGGTGGTTCAGGAATGGATATGAGAAGCAAAGCCAGG ACTCTCCCTGGACCTGTGACCGATCCATCAAAGCTCCCAAAATGGAATTATGATGGTTCAAGCACTGGCCAAGCTCCTGGTGAAGACAGTGAAGTGATCTTATA CCCTCAAGCGATTTTCAAAGATCCGTTCCGTAGAGGCAACAACATTCTT GTCATGTGTGATACTTACACCCCTGCGGGTGAACCAATCCCTACGAACAAGAGACATGCTGCAGCTCAGATCTTTAGCAACCCTGATGTTGTTGCTGAAGTGCCATG GTATGGAATCGAACAAGAGTACACTCTGTTGCAGAAAGATGTGAAGTGGCCTGTTGGATGGCCCATTGGTGGATTCCCCGGCCCTCAG GGACCATACTACTGCAGTGTTGGAGCTGACAAATCTTTTGGAAGAGACATTGTTGATGCTCACTACAAGGCTTGTTTGTATGCCGGAATTAACATCAGTGGAATCAATGGAGAAGTCATGCCTGGTCAG TGGGAGTTCCAAGTCGGACCATCGGTTGGTATCTCAGCTGCTGATGAAGTGTGGATTGCTCGTTACATTTTGGAG AGGATCACAGAGATTGCTGGTGTGGTTGTATCTTTTGACCCAAAACCAATTCCGGGTGACTGGAACGGAGCTGGTGCTCACACCAATTACAG TACTAAATCGATGAGGGAGGAAGGAGGATACGAGATAATCAAGAAGGCAATTGATAAGCTCGGACTGAGACACAAGGAGCACATTTCTGCTTACGGTGAAGGCAACGAGCGTCGTCTCACCGGACACCATGAAACTGCTGACATCAACACTTTCAAATGG GGTGTTGCAAACCGTGGAGCATCAATCCGTGTAGGACGTGACACGGAGAAGGAAGGGAAAGGATACTTTGAGGATAGGAGGCCAGCTTCCAACATGGACCCTTACACTGTAACTTCCATGATTGCAGAGACTACACTTCTTTGGAATCCTTGA